The DNA segment TCCTGATCAATCTGGCGAGCCATCAACTCTTCCCTGCGGCGCGAGACACGGATTTGGAAAAGCGTTATCATCGCAGAAAGAGATTGGACGCGCTACCGCAGATTACCTAAAGTGCGCGCTGGCCGTGGTCGACAATCGCTTTGATCTTGGCGGAATGTATAACGTTCTTGCTGGGTAGGCAGGCAACATTTGGGCACGCACCACCTAACGCCCCCTTTTCGATCACGACCGTTGACTCACCTGCTTGTGCGAAGTGCCAAGCCAGATACTTGCCCGCTTCTCCACTGCCGATGATCACATTTCGATATCGTTGATTGACCATGTAATAGAAACTCCTTGTGTCGTACCATGTCTACCGATCAACTCTGCTTGTGATTCGACGAGCTCGCGATCACGACCAGCCTTCCAGTACCAGCTTGCCGATGGACCGCCCCTGTTCGATTGTGCGGTGAGCTCTCCGCAGGTTCTCGGCGTTGATTGGCGAGATAACTTCGCGACTTGTTCCGCGAACGATACCCTGGTCGATCCAGTTGGCCACCTGGTTGAGGAGTTCATGCTGTTGAACCATGTCAGGCGTCTGAAACATGGAGCGTGTGAACATGAATTCCCAAATGAACGTTGCCGACTTTTGCTTAAGAAGGTCTTGGTCTAACGGCCCCCGATTTTCCACTATGGAGAGAACTTTGCCTTGGGGACGAACAAGATCGACGGCCGTGTTCCAATGACGATCGGTGTCGTTGAATAAGGCCACGGCATCGACATACTTGTGCCCAAGCGATTCGATTTGTTGGCGCATTGGCTCAAAGTGATTGATGACATGGTTTGCCCCGAGACTCGTAATCCACTCGGCAGACTCACGCCGGGACGCAGTTCCGATCACCGTTAAACCGGCAATCTTAGCGAGTTGAATTCCGATGGAACCGACTCCGCCCGCGGCTCCTACGATCAGAAGCGTTTGTCCCTTGTGCTTTCCCCACACATCGAACTGAAGTCGATCGAAAATTGCTTCGTAGGCTGTAATCGCCGTGAGTGGGAGCGCCGCCGCTTCGGCAAATGTGAGTGACTTCGGCTTGTGTCCTACGATTCGCTCGTCAACGAGTTGAAACTCGGAATTGCTGCCGGGACGAGTAATGTCACCTGCGTAGAACACTTCGTCGCCTGGTTTGAACAGGGTGACATCGGGGCCAACCTCGAGGACGATGCCGGCCGCATCCCAGCCCAATATCTTGGAGCTTGCTTCGACTTTATCCTTGGGGGCGCGAACTTTCGTATCGACCGGATTGACCGAGATCGCTTGAACGGCGACTAACAATTGGCAGCCCTTGGGACTCGGCGATTCTAAGGTCAGGTCCAGCAAAAATTCTGGGTCGTCATTGAGCAGGTAGCGTTTTAATCCAACGGCTTTCATCGGAGTTGTCCTTTCAGTATCAGACAGTGACTAACTCGGTTTGAGCATGATAAGCCGGCTCGTCCTGTGTCTTTTTTGGGTGGTCGAGCGTGGCAAGCCTTGCCATCTACGCAATCCTCACGCCAGTTCGATGGAAGGCGTGAAAATTCACTTCGATTAGCACCCGCGGGGTCAATTCGAGCGTACCCGTGGCGACGATATCGCGAATAGGAAATAGATATCGGGGCAGAAACCTTCCCATCGGCCAGGTTTTTGTCCCTCTCGGTTCTCCAGAGATAGCTCGTTTTCCATGTAATTAGAAAGCGATCGAAACCATGATGCGACAAGCGAATGAATTTGCCGGTAAACGCGCGGAACGGCACACCCTTTGCCATCCTGTCATCGAATCAGAGTGACTCGTTGCATTTGCGGTTGTCCACTTTAATTTTCAGGAATGCTTCATGAATGTTCTCTCGCGTCTACTTTCCGGTTCCAGCAGCCAGACACAGAAGCAACGTGTAAGCAGTATGTCCGATGCATATCGCTTCCAAATAGGCGAAATACGAGCAACTGTTGTCAGCGATGGTCAGATGCTGGTTCCCGTGGCGCCAATTTACAGTGCCTTTGCTGCAAAATCGGAGGTCAGTGCCGCTCTGGTCGCATCTGGTTTGGATTCAGAGATCGTAGAATTGGAACTTAACCTCTTGGTTTTAGAGTTCAACTCACGAAAGATTTTGATTGACACCGGGTGCGGAAGGCTCGCATTCTACGGAGACAACGGACACGGTTTGGCGCGATTGAAGTCAGCTGGCATTTCTCCCGACGAGATCACCGATGTGATTTTAACGCATCTTCACCCCGATCATGTTGGTGGGATTGGAGATGTACAACCGCAGAGGTTGCACTTTCCGAACGCTCGGCACTACGTGAGTGAAATCGAGGCTGCCTACTGGAACTCCGAACACCCGGACATGTCCAGACAGGGGCTGAACGAGGAGGGCAAGCAAGTGTTTCGTGACGTGGCACATCAAGCACTATCGTTGCTTGGCGATCGAGCCATGCGCGTAAAAGATGGACAACGGATTTGTGAGTGTATCGAAGTTATCTCGGCTCCTGGGCACACGCCTGGTCACATTATTCTGCGCATTGGTTCTGGGCATGACCAACTGATTCATTTAGGGGATACGATTCACCATCCGGCGATTCAAATGGCCCATCCCAACTGGAGCAGCGAAGTGGACAGCGACCCAACGCTTGCTGAACAGACCCGAAGGCAGGTGCTGTCGAGTGTTTCCAGTGAACAGTCGCTAGCGGTCGCTTATCATGCGAGATATCCAGGGCTAGGAAGAGTGACAACAATGAACGAGGGATTTGTTTGGCTGCCCGTCGACAAAGGAGCGATCACTCAATGGTAGACAAGACAACATGGCAGATTTGTTGAATCATATGACGTCATCTGTTCT comes from the Bremerella alba genome and includes:
- a CDS encoding FAD-dependent oxidoreductase, with protein sequence MVNQRYRNVIIGSGEAGKYLAWHFAQAGESTVVIEKGALGGACPNVACLPSKNVIHSAKIKAIVDHGQRAL
- a CDS encoding zinc-binding alcohol dehydrogenase family protein, whose protein sequence is MKAVGLKRYLLNDDPEFLLDLTLESPSPKGCQLLVAVQAISVNPVDTKVRAPKDKVEASSKILGWDAAGIVLEVGPDVTLFKPGDEVFYAGDITRPGSNSEFQLVDERIVGHKPKSLTFAEAAALPLTAITAYEAIFDRLQFDVWGKHKGQTLLIVGAAGGVGSIGIQLAKIAGLTVIGTASRRESAEWITSLGANHVINHFEPMRQQIESLGHKYVDAVALFNDTDRHWNTAVDLVRPQGKVLSIVENRGPLDQDLLKQKSATFIWEFMFTRSMFQTPDMVQQHELLNQVANWIDQGIVRGTSREVISPINAENLRRAHRTIEQGRSIGKLVLEGWS
- a CDS encoding MBL fold metallo-hydrolase, translating into MNVLSRLLSGSSSQTQKQRVSSMSDAYRFQIGEIRATVVSDGQMLVPVAPIYSAFAAKSEVSAALVASGLDSEIVELELNLLVLEFNSRKILIDTGCGRLAFYGDNGHGLARLKSAGISPDEITDVILTHLHPDHVGGIGDVQPQRLHFPNARHYVSEIEAAYWNSEHPDMSRQGLNEEGKQVFRDVAHQALSLLGDRAMRVKDGQRICECIEVISAPGHTPGHIILRIGSGHDQLIHLGDTIHHPAIQMAHPNWSSEVDSDPTLAEQTRRQVLSSVSSEQSLAVAYHARYPGLGRVTTMNEGFVWLPVDKGAITQW